ACCTTAGGAATTTCCATCTTCTCCAATCTCATCCCAGAGCCTGGATATCAATAACAAAGTTATTAAACCTATTCTTCCTTAAATTAAAAATGAGGTATTTGCGTTATGTAAATCTGGGTGTTAAGATGGAAGTTGATTTAACAAAATCTGCTAGTTGTAGCGACAACCCAGTCACCCGGATCTTAAACTTGTTAAATGAAGGGATTAAGGAATTTATAGTAATTGTGCGCAAAGACACCGTGCCTTTCGACTTTGCGAGACTGGTAGCAATGAAGAAGGGCTATGAGGTCGAGAAGTTAGAAGAAGCCGAAATAATAGTTAAACTGAGATTTAAGAAAAAATAAGTGAGAAAGCGTTGAGAGTTTCTAAACTCTGCAAGGTCTTGTTCATCGATCTTGATGGTACTTTGTGGGATCACAAAGATGTCTCGCAAATGAAGCCTCCTTTTAAGAAAATAGGGGAGGGAATGATCATTGATTCTATAGGTACAACTCTTAAAATTAATGAAACCCTGCTTGAAATTTTGAAAACGATCAAAGACGAAGGAGTCCTTCTTTCCACGCTAAGCTGGAATAATCCCGATATAGCTTTACAAGCATTGGAAGAGCTGGGGCTGAGAAACTTC
This is a stretch of genomic DNA from Thermosphaera aggregans DSM 11486. It encodes these proteins:
- a CDS encoding magnesium-dependent phosphatase-1, translating into MRVSKLCKVLFIDLDGTLWDHKDVSQMKPPFKKIGEGMIIDSIGTTLKINETLLEILKTIKDEGVLLSTLSWNNPDIALQALEELGLRNFFHYHAIEYHPRKDLMAEKALTFFKERYNCEEFEIAYIDDRDIHLNDLRKKYPETCFIMAWRDFSSISEGVEKVKKCFTKAFP